gtcaagtgtcccctactaagcaagccaaaggcgacagcggcaaggaacccaaactccaacagatgacatcaggtggcaaataggtgttaaaatggagaaaaaaaccttgggagaaaccaagcttagtcggggggctagttctcctctggcaaacagtgctttaagactcaggttgctatcataagtccgataggatcacaacattcaaagtatttatttcagttccatccagttgaggatcgtattcatcatgccGGTATTGACTGTTGTTGAGGAGCTGCGCCacgtgttgatgaggccttcacagtggatgatctagttgactcaatctctgctgatacttcagggctgcgttgtggtcgtgtcaaggcacaggtccttggtctcacctggatacggcccggatccggttgactacggtaaacctcaggataaacagaaagactaatattagcatagatgccattcttcttctgatgtaacgagtacatctggtgttataggaagtgttcctggttccggctgacctaatttatgcagcctaataatcctttaacggatttgaaaatataaattgataatgtgttatgtgtatgccaggttaaagagatacgcatctctttaaagggatagttcacccaaaaatgaaaatttgatgtttatctgcttacccccagggcatccaagatgtaggtgactttttttcttcagtcgaacgcaaattatgatttttaactgcaaccgctgccctctgtcagtcaaataatagcagtggataggaacttcaactataacagtaaataaaacttgcttagacaaatccaaattaaaccctgcggctcgtgacgacacattaatgtcttaagacacgaaacgatcggttgtgtgagaaaccgaacagtatttatatcattttgtacctttaatacaccactatgtccaactccgttcagcttccggtgtgtgaggtctgatcgcgctctgacaacggaagtgttgtctcgcgctcattgaagtatatgggcgagacatcacttccgtcgtcagaacgcgttttttgacctcactaacaggaagctgaacggagttggacatagtggtgttttagaggtaaaaaatgatataaatactgttcggtttctcacacaaaccgatcgtttcgtgtcttaagacatcaatgtgtcgtcacgagccgcagggtttaatttggatttgtctaagcaagttttatttactgttatagttgaagttcctatccactgctattatttgactgacagacggcagcggttgcagttaaaaatcataatttgcgttcgactgaagaaaaaaagtcacctacatcttggatgccctgggggtaagcagataaacatcaaattttcatttttgggtgaactatccctttaacctggcatacacataacacattatcaattgaACCAATTTTAAGTCaattttagtctagatttaaactgacagagtgtgtctgcttcctgaacaatgctaggaagattgttccagagttgccaaataggagaaggatctaccgcctgcggttgattttgatattctagctATTATCAGCttgcctgaattctgagatcgcaatagacgtgagggactataatgctttaagagctcgctcaggtactggggagctaaaccatttagtgctcaGTCTTCACATACGTAGATGAGCGCTTCAGTCTATCACTTAACTCCGTTGCGGAGACTCGCTATTCGTTTCTgtgaaatcacaaaataaaatgcacacaaatgtgaccctgctcttgatatacaatcactgatgagaaaaaagtaataaactATTTGAGGGCggattagaacccagaacctGTTTGTCTGTTGTAATTCTCAAATCAAATATGGCTTCAGTTGTTGCAAGTTGAATGTCAATAAGATAAAACATCTATAGTTCTTGTATGTCTTGCTACCATAAAGCATGATGTCAAACCCGCAGCATATTTTATTGAAGAGCTGCTGCAGATGGGAAGATTCTAACCACATTTATGGAAGTTGTGAATGCAAACGCATTTTCATTATCTGCATTCAGTTACGTAAATTACTTGTGATGTACACTGCAAATAATCGTAAACTGTATCACTCTACGTGGTCATTCAAGGGCTGTGTTGAAGGTTTTTTggctttttctttttattctgtGACAACAGACACTATGATACTGTGATCTGCTCACCCAAGTTAATCAACAGTATCtttttatttatcatatttCATTTGATTACATACAGAACTTTTTCTTAACATGTATGCTCTTCTAATCTTTATTAACATCTTTAACTGAAGGGTTCGTAAAGAAGGAAATGCAAGAAATGTCAGAAAGCATTTTGAATTATGCCTTAATACTTTGGTAAGTATTTGGTAAATGATAAAAGTTTCAGTTTACACAACTGAAGGTATAAAAAGGTGTAATTCCTGGCTTAAAAATAGTATTATACGAAAATGAAATGCATGTTAATGGCAGGTGTAAAGGAGTCACTGTTCATAATGTGGGGAAGGAGGAGGTGGGAACCGACTGaatttaaacataaattttaatcaagaaataaaatttaaaacgGAAACCAAAACGGGTGACAAGCACTTTTTAGCCCACTGCCGCACACGAACATAAAAGTTCATCTGTTCTCACGGCTCTCTTCCCCGTCCTGCTTGCCAGAGTCAAGAGAGAGTTTTGGATTGGGCCAGTGAGCAACCACTTCACAATGCGCAACAGCTATGTTTTCTTTTCTATCTTttacaaaatcttttttttctgttgttctTAGATGTCATGACTCTAATCTATTCCAATTCCCACTAGGTCACTGTTTGATCCCTAAAAAGGAGGGACCCTGCCGAGGTTCTTTCCCTCGTTGGCATTACAATGCTGCATCTAGCAAGTGTGAGCGGTTCTTCTTTGGAGGGTGTAAGGAGAATAGCAACAACTATCTCTCTGAACAGGAGTGTTTAAATGCCTGTAAAAACACGAAAGGTAATGCAAATCTCATTGTTTTGTAGCAGTGTTGTAATATAGGTTTAAAGGAACACTATAGGAATAAAGGAAATAAGTCTTCATTTATGTATGTTATTCCAAACCAGTATGCAGCTTTTTTCCTTCAATGGAATACCTAAAGAGAATTTTTAATAATCTTCACTTGGTGATTTACTACACCTCATTAAAACGTCCATACTACTCTTCAACTCTTctgaaaatttaattaaattttgttCTTTATTAATTATCTTTACCTCTGCTGCAGTTCTTCAAATCAAATGTGGCGTCAGTGCTTCAGGTTGGATGGCAATAACATGGAACATCTTTAGTTCTTTTTTGTCTGATTCCTATACAGCTTGACATCAAAACTgcagaatatttaatttaaagagCTGCTGCAAATGGGAAGATTTTCAATACAAATTCAAAATTCCCCTTTGGTGTTTAACAGAAAAAATTACAGCATATGAGTgcaaaatgagggtgagtaaataattttGGTTGAGCTGCTCTATATGGCCATGCAGACATTTTAGAGAATGCTGTGCATGCAACTTTTTCTGTgttctaaaataacattaccccTGTGCACAAAGTGGGtctataaaaaatatttgtaacactgtacttaaagcctttatatataatgcattattaaagtatttttgtaatgcaccttataatgcattgtatgagctcatgaataattgtaaccacagtTAAAATACAACATAATACTTGTTACGCTTTTAGAAAgtataatacattaaaacacatgacaaacaaccaatttcagatgtaacaaggaatctgcaaatattataatgcatattaTGGTTACAgttatttatgaaaagatataatgcattataatgtacattatgaatACCTTCATGATGCACTATACATTTGGGTGACTTTAGTGAAGAACTTGACTGGCCCCTACTGAACCCTTCCAGAACatctttgggatgaattagagtaGCAGCAAGCTCAAAACCTGACCTCACTGATGCTTGTATCTTGCACATTTAAAGGGTTTcatcacccaaaaattaaaatgttcccATCATTTACTCGCTCTCATGCCATTCCAGATGTATATAACAAACGTTTTTAGAAGAATAATCCATCTCTGTGTGTCCACATATTGCAAGTGGGTACATACCTAAAATCTGACACTTCAAAAACCATGCAAAAAGAAACAATGCAACCCCGGTTGATTAATCTTCTTGAGCAAAACGATaggttaaaaatatttttaaactctCATTTCCATACCATGGGTTCATGCTTGATGTAACACATTGCAAagcttgatttatttattttttgttgtgaaACCCTGCCGAGTTTTCTGCTTCTGCATCACTTTACGCTTCGCAACTTTCTGCCATTTACATCAAGCGTGAACTCCTGAACCCACATTTAAAAGTTGGCCAGAAGTAGTggcttatacacacacacacgtctggTTCACTATCCTTGgagggactctccatagacgtaatggtttttatactgtacaaactgtatattctaccccctaaacctacccatcacacgCATTTGACgcattttgatgtttaaaaaagGTCCTGTATACTTGCATTATAtggacttttttatttttggttggaGTTTCCCTTTAATTTCAAAAACATGgcaaaaaatcattatttccTCTCTTTGCTACTATAATAGTTTACACTGTTTTGGTCTTTCCACTATAAGCTGGCACATGGATGCAGAGATTTGCCCTAATTCCTACGCAAGTGCATcagtgaggtcaggcactgatgctGGGTAAATGGGCTTGGCTCAGTTTGTGTTCCAGTTGGGTTTCATGTCTATGACTTTTGCAGGCCAGCCAAGTTCATCTACACCAGACTCCACACAAAACATCTAAAGGGATCTTGCTTagcattcatattcatattctgTCCGTAATAGAAAAGGTTATCGCCAATCTGCGGCAGCGATGTTGAAAGGACATCGTTTTCTTGGATTTGTCCTCACAGAAATCATTAGAATAAACAACCCCATTAATTAGAAGGTGCCCACACACTTTTAACCATGTGTATTCctttaatcctttaaaggggctatatgtaagatttttactttaataaagcataaaaataccccaatatgtttgcagatatttaggaaacatgctaagttcacctacatgtttctcagaaaaacaatgctacagccagatattctactttgaaatgtgcgttccgtgtcggaatgtctgtctttgttttggtctgtgcgaaaccgtatgctgccagtttatccaatagtatttcgacatcacaggttgccagttggcggaaaacagccatggaaaccagcaaacaaactgggtcagagaatcgcagattctacccaacctaaaaagcctctgcatccattaaaaaatctctatgaatgacagcatattaaaacacagataaatcaactcatcagcttacagtgtgtaagtctcctcagctttcattgacAATTGTGCTCCCTCTTGTTGTGTGTCCACCcgcgtctttgaacgagggagcggggcaaacaatatttagaatttggactgcagtacccatttcgaccactgggtgtcattcttacatagagcccctttaagacATTTCCTTGATTAAATCCTCAATCTCTCATGGAATATTAGTAAGTAATGTCTTCTCAAATGTTGTCTGTCTGCAGTAAACTCTGGTGGAGAGTCAAGAAAGGTGGTTACGGAAGGTATATTTGCTATCAATCTCCCCTCAGTCAAatactgtactgtgtatataaaCTTTCCCTAGAGCAGTGgcctcaaactcaattcctggagggccacagctctgaacagttttgctccaaccctaatcaaacacacctgatccagctaatcaaggtcttcatgATTATTAGAAACATTCAAGCAGGTGTAAattggagctggttggagctgaactctgcagggctGTGGCCCTTGAGGAAcagagtttgagaccactgtcCTAGAGTTTGTTGCTCATCTCattctgtgtttttgtctttgtgtGATACAGACTGTTCTTCTTCATGTGGAGAAGACCAATTTAAATGCTCTAACGGCTGCTGTGTGAAGAAAGAGTTTGAGTGTGATGAACAGCGGCAGTGCAGCGACGGTTCTGATGAGGAGAACTGTGAGCAATGTGAGACACTGCACCataaccacacacacaaacatgactCATGACATGTACTCAGTTTTTATTTTGACTTCTTTGACTTTTTAGTGAATAAAAGCCTGAGTCGACTTCTTCAGATTGGGGTGAATAAAAAAGGTGAGTTTTATGCATCGATGagaaattataattgaattgCCATGACACACAAAGCCAATAGTGGGCCATCAATGAGCACCTGTCGGGTTCGTTTTTGCAGTGTGTTCCACACATCGGCTGTAGTTGGGCTCATGTTGGCAGCAGTTTGTCCGATTGAGCATGTTGAATCGCTGTCAATTAGAGAGATCACTCTGATTGTTTGTTCAGTTTAATTAATGAGTCCGTGCACGAGAATAAAAGCACAAGTGATGAAAGCTTAGCGAAGAACTCAAGACGGCACAGACAAAGGCTGGTCTTATTTTACATCATCTTACCTGCGCATTAcgcaaatattttcataacaacATGAGCTGACTGGAATGAAGAAAGTGATCAGAAATTATTGATATTCAAAATGGTAAGCAAGAGCTGCATTAAGAAATAATTCACTTCAAAATTTAAACCACCATATGtaactcactctcatgtcatttgGAAACTTTatgatttttctttcttacaTGGAACACAGAAGAAATTTAGTAGAATGTCCTGGCTATTCTTGTCTATATAATAAAAAGTGAATAGGGTGGTCAAGCTGCATTGAATATAAAACAAGACAGCCCATACAAGTCTTTTGAAGCAATTTCATTGCTTTGTGTAATGAACAGACCAAATTTCCCTCCCCACATTTGCATTGcatattttatgaaatatgGCTTTTAGATGCATTGAGCAAAGTTTGATTCTCTCACATCACATAACTGATCATGACAGCATTTTGAATAAGTGGAAATGCTTATGAGATATGAGAGCTATGGCATAGTGGAATTTTAGGGTAGACTATgtctgtattatttattattgttccTTATTACTATTGATTCTAGATAAACATGTTTTCATTGATCAActtctagtgttttttttttttatttttgttatccCACAAACAGTTTGTGCATTAAACAGATTGCTTATTTCTTCATAAGCTTTAATTCTCTTCTAATCCTGTTCTCCTATTATGATGGTGTAGCCCACTGCACAGATCCCCCTGTTACGGGCCCCTGTCGAGCCAGTTTTACTCGTTGGTACTATGACCCTCTTAACAAAAAGTGTCATCGCTTCACCTATGGTGGCTGTGATGGCAATGACAACAACTTTGAAACAACAGACAACTGCATGAACAACTGCTCAGGTGTCACAGGTATGAATGGTGCTCAAGTCTAAACAACAAGATATATTAGTGATGATGGCTGAAGTATAGATTTGATGTATATTTCTGTTGTCTGTCTTTGTAGAAAAGGATGTGTTTGCTAGAGGATTGTTTGTAATGGGTGATGAGGAACTAGGGGAAACCCGGTCAGGTAATATctaatcatatttttattatttttataaacattatatatatatttttttatatcttaAAATAATATTCTTGTACCTCATtgcttttttattaaacataaatacatttttgtgagGTTTATAATTAAAACCTAATTTGAGATATGCAGGGTGAAGCAAGGAAAACTACACCTTACCTTACATTTAGATAACAAGGTGATATAATGGATGGCACTCCTCACTTTGTTGAGGTGGAAAAACAAAGTTCTTTATGACCTGCAGTATTTCTTGTATAAAGATTTAAATGCAAAAGAAAGGCAGGAGAATAAgctgtttttgttaattttaagtttaacttaaaatgtttgaaatattacataaaagtaggctgtttaaatgttttgccactTGCTTGAGCTACTTAATATATCCCTATAGAAGTAATAAACTGAATAATCTGTTTAAATTTAGTGCATTTACATGTGAATGTCTATGAAAGACTGTAACTCTATTGTGTACAAAGATAATCacaatgctgaaaaaaaaattttcaggAGCaacttttgaaataaaaataatgaataaagatgtgtttgtgatataCAGCCACGGATCAGTTGCACACTGCAAATGCATCATATGTGAAAGCACAATGAGCCTGTGCTGCATCTGCACCGCATACTTGCAGTATACTGCAAACTGAGTATGTGTGAACCTGCCATTAGTTCAAGCAGTGCATGTTCTAgacaattcttttttcctccctCAGCTTCTGTTGCCCTGGCTGTGGTTTTGGTTGTGGCCATCTTGGCCGTTCTGGCTGTGTTGGGTTACTTTTTCCTCAAGAACAGGAGAAAAAAACATCAGCATCAGCGTGTGGCCACCAGCAGTCCTCCAGTAGCATACAGTGAAGAAGAGAAACAGATGGTTTACAACAGCACCACTGCCAAAGCATGACTCTATCATCTTTAAAACTTTATGGTCTGCCACTCAGATCTACTGTAGGCTGGCTGCAGTGTAGGATGGGTCATATGATTAATTCCTTTATTAAGTATCTCAGTTACGGGTTCCTGACCTTAACGTGAAGCCATATTACATGTTTGGTCACTGAACCAGGTCTTTTATCTCAGGCTTTAATGCACAAGGTGTTTCGTTTTAATGTGGATATTTAGAATTGGTGTATTATGTTACATTGATCAGACCCAAGTGTCTGTGTTTGTGAAATAAGAGAGAGTTTGTAAAGTAGATTTTGGATCTTTGTAACTCCTTAAAGATGGTCTTCTACCATCAGAGAATTTTATATTCTGGTTTTGTAAGCACTTGACCAAAGataatgtctttttgttttatttgtcttAAGATTTTTGAGGGGATTAGAATTTCTTGAATTATCTATATtgaaatttgttacatttttaattacatatattttatgGTGTGACATTGTATTATTTGTCCCATGAAACAATAAGTTCTTGTTGCACCAAATGTAAAATGTCTGCCAGGTGTTTATTAAAGAGAACTTATTAATTTGAGTGCTTGAGTGATATTCCAGTTATTGAGTACTGGGACGAAACTGGGGGGAGTTTGATACATGATATATTTTTGCTTGTATGTCAATATGGGTCACATTTTGATGATGACAaggacatcactgttttctgtagagctgctttatagctgaattgaattcatttcataattgatggaCTTTACACCGTTATTAAAGCTAAACATTGACACTATTTTCCTTTTAGAGGTGTTTTACTACAGAATTTAACTatttgcatcattgaatcattttcctgtttatccctgtaaagctgctttgaaacaatctgtatagtataaagcactatataaataaaggtgaccaCTTGACAATTAGTAGTTTTCAGTTACTGACTTGCATGGGGGACATGGAGGGCAAAACAACCTTAGAACTGCAGCACAGGCCTGTACATTTTCCAtctcaaaagaaaaacaaacatgtgaACAAAATGCAAGTTTTGGGCACTTGTGATCCATATATAGCACATACTGCATTATTTCACTCACTAGACAGTTGGATATTTTAAAACGCTTAAGGTGAAAAACACTTAAGGTGACTTAATGTACTAAATCAGcatttaatttctatttctaAAAGTTATGAGATTGTGCTAACCTAAATATTAATCAACTGGTAGACCTCGTTATGTTTGGTAGACAGCACAATAGCGACATCTATTGGCAGTAACGAGTCTCAGTTGGCAGTAAAATAGCTACCTGTACTAGAGGAcatgataaaaataaatcaaaaagcAGAATAAAACGTTATAAAATGGACAGAACATATGCTTACAGGACAATCAGCAATAAATTGAATTTAGTGAACTTTTCCATATAAGTACTAACGTTATAACGGGCAAAAATAGGGCATAAGAAAATGGGCCCATTGCTGTTGCTTGAAAGTTGGTTGCAATCATCGGCTACGAAGAGATTAAAAGGGAATCTAATTCTTATCTTTGTTCATATAGCTGCAGAAAACGCGTGTGATGATGACATCACATGGAACCTGTTACTTTTCTTAGCGCTTATCATAATGGTCTTATCACATTTGTTTTATAGATGAGgatttttattgaatattttatacatattgtTGACACAAATTTACATTTGTATGTCAGATACTTTGGAAATAATagattaaaatgtatacatttacaGTATTCGTATACAAACATGTAATTGTTTCAGTGTACAAATAACAAGAACGCTAATAATAATGAATGGGCATCAGTATGAGACTTCAAGCGCCCCCTTGAGGAAAGATTTCCTGCATAATTATGCATATTTCCTTGAATACTGACCTGGTTTCTTTCTTGTCCACTAGAAGACACAATTTCtccaatataaaagttatagCCAATCACCTCCATGTATGCTATGTACTGTATGTTGAAAGCTAGTGTTTTGTCACAATTCACAATCAtgtttgtaataattttgtaataATTAAAAGTATAAGTACTAATCATTTTTTTCTCACTAGGATTGTATATcataataaaattacattaaaattataACATGCCAGTGACCTTTTCTGTTGTTATgtcttgtattttttttttttttaattttttaattttattttatttttttgttaacttctaacttaattcttcaccttgaATTACTTGATCGACACAATGGTTTTAGACAAAAGCCAAACATCCACCCAATGTTTCCATGGAATCTGTCACTTCAAAGCAAGTCCTGACTTGTTCGGTCTTGTCTGAAATGTCTTAACTAAGAAACCAGCCATTATAATATCATCATTGATCTCTCAGTGACCATACTGAATAACAAAGCAATCTGAATTAAAGGATAATATTTGACTCTCAActcaaagggatagttcacccaaaaatgaaagttttgtcatcatttactcaccctcaaattgttccaaacctgtatgaatttatttctcctgctgaacacaaaagaagataattTGAAGagtatgggtaaccaaacagttgatggaccccattgacttccatagcatggaaaaaagaaatactatggaagttaaGGGGGCCGCATcagctgtttggttaccaacattcttcaaaatatcttcttttgtgttcaacagagcAAAGAAACTCACTTTAGTcagaacaacctgagggtgattaaatgataacagaattttcatttttgggtgaacgatccCTTTAAATATCAAGGTTAATTTATTCATTAGGGAGTGGCACcttttataaatttaaaacacCACCAAAACACTGTATAACTCAGATcagggcagcgtttcccaaaagcatcgtaagcttaagttgatcgtagctccattgaaaccaatggagctacgatcaacttaggcttacgatgcttttgggaaacgcagcccaggttGATAACGTTCACGTGATGGTTGTCATTCTTTTTCACCCTGTTGTTCCATTTTTCTTTTGCTTGATTTTTTTTGGCCAGGATATGTGCATGCTGATTTGTCATACAATGAGGCAGGGTCTAAGGTTTCTGAAATACCAGTATGTTTACATTCTTACTTTTATCGATTCCCTAAAATGAGCGAAAGTGTGTTCTTTAAACAGATTTCCTTTCTTAGTGTGGGATGTTTTGTTGTTTGCCATGAGTCATGTAAGAATTAACTTCAAGACACATAGTCTTCCAGTTTTTCTGGTTAAGGACAGTGTTGACGTGGGAACAGAATTCATACACCTGTCCAGCTGGTTGCGTTGGTTGACAAACACGTTTGTGGCATGTCTTGGCgtgttttgttttaatgttcATCTTAATAATGACATATTTGTAGACTGTCATGTGAAAAGactatatatttataacatGAGTAAAATAACGGTTGCGTAAGAAAGCTGTGATGGTTGTTAAAGgtacagttcacccaaaaatgatcccatgattttgtcaccctcaaaccatcctaggtgtatatgtgtatatatcttctttcagacaaacacaatcagagatatattttaaaaaatatccttagtcctccaaggtttataatggttgtgaatggctgcCCAAATTCTCTATATGTCATGACATAGTGTAGAACGTCATGGCATTGTGTACTACATCGCAGAAGTTAGCGCTTTTTGGACATATGTCGAATGCATATGGCTGCCGTGCTGGAAgctcgttattttactttataaagttttaaataaggatacttgtcttacacaaatgcatcgtttcacttcagaaggcctttattaactccctgGAATCGtatggtttcattttttaatgaatggatgcatttttttgtcttcagaatttgggcagccattcacaaccgttataaaccttggaggactaagaaTATTTTTTATCTCCGGTCATATACAcctgatggcttgagggtgagtacatcatggaataattttcatttttgggtgaactatccctttaagatgacTCATGAGACATACTTCCTGAGTTTTATCTTTCATTAAAGCATAAACTTTTgcatcatgcatttttttaatcccAAGAGTCATAAATGTCTGT
Above is a window of Megalobrama amblycephala isolate DHTTF-2021 linkage group LG11, ASM1881202v1, whole genome shotgun sequence DNA encoding:
- the spint1b gene encoding kunitz-type protease inhibitor 1b translates to MGSCFFLFAFFLFILGDFGGETQSEISAQDQQCVRTFTAGREDFVLDTEESIKDGAVFLANPSVERTHECTVKCCRDPRCNLALVEDGNEKISNNGCFLFNCLYKHTYVCRFIQKQGFTNYILDSVYEHYLNGRKSDKKDKPPIANAGRDVVVQPHEEVLLNGIESWDDKKIVNYHWTLIRGAESVQMEKTELPDQIKVSNLIPGVYEFKLTVTDSADHSDSAKVTVLVLTPEQSERHCLIPKKEGPCRGSFPRWHYNAASSKCERFFFGGCKENSNNYLSEQECLNACKNTKVNSGGESRKVVTEDCSSSCGEDQFKCSNGCCVKKEFECDEQRQCSDGSDEENCEQLNKSLSRLLQIGVNKKAHCTDPPVTGPCRASFTRWYYDPLNKKCHRFTYGGCDGNDNNFETTDNCMNNCSGVTEKDVFARGLFVMGDEELGETRSASVALAVVLVVAILAVLAVLGYFFLKNRRKKHQHQRVATSSPPVAYSEEEKQMVYNSTTAKA